A single window of Sebastes umbrosus isolate fSebUmb1 chromosome 16, fSebUmb1.pri, whole genome shotgun sequence DNA harbors:
- the slc2a2 gene encoding solute carrier family 2, facilitated glucose transporter member 2 isoform X2: MYIGEIAPKAYRGALGTLHQLAIVTGILISMVIGLDFVLGNDNMWPLLLGLSGAPTVLQSLLLPLCPESPRYLYIIQGKEQEARMSLHRLKGAYDPTPDLEEMRREKEEADREPRVSILSLIRSSVYRQQLFVALIMHLSQQLSGINAIFYYSTSIFAGAGVAQPVYATIGVGVINTVFTMVSVALVDKAGRRTLTLVGLGGMCCCAVAMTVGLKFQDEFSWMSYVSMLAIFLFVSFFEIGPGPIPWFIVAELFSQGPRPAAIALAGCCNWTSNFIIAMTFPYIQKWLGCYVFILFAGLLLGFTVFIYFRVPETKGKSFEEISAIFQKGRKNVAQGPIGATELQQLKTSTDA; this comes from the exons ATGTACATCGGAGAGATTGCACCCAAGGCTTACAGAGGGGCTCTGGGAACATTACACCAGCTGGCTATTGTCACTGGCATCCTAATCAGCATG GTAATAGGCTTGGACTTCGTATTGGGTAATGATAATATGTGGCCCCTGTTGCTTGGTCTGTCTGGAGCTCCGACAGTATTACAATCCCTTCTACTGCCTCTATGCCCCGAGAGCCCACGGTACCTTTACATTATACAGGGCAAGGAGCAAGAGGCTCGAATGA GTCTGCATCGTCTAAAGGGGGCCTATGATCCAACTCCTGATCTggaagagatgaggagagagaaagaggaggcagACAGGGAGCCCAGGGTCTCTATCCTTTCTTTG ATCCGCTCCTCCGTGTACAGACAGCAGCTGTTTGTTGCCCTCATCATGCACCTCTCCCAACAGCTGTCTGGCATCAATGCG ATCTTTTATTACTCTACGTCTATCTTCGCTGGGGCCGGTGTCGCTCAGCCAGTCTACGCCACTATAGGAGTCGGGGTCATCAACACAGTCTTCACTATGGTGTCT GTTGCGCTGGTGGACAAGGCTGGCAGGCGCACTCTGACTCTGGTCGGTCTGGGAGGGATGTGCTGCTGTGCAGTTGCCATGACAGTGGGCCTCAAATTCCAG GATGAATTCTCATGGATGAGCTACGTCAGCATGTTAGCTATCTTCCTCTTCGTGAGCTTCTTCGAAATAGGTCCTGGTCCCATTCCATGGTTCATAGTCGCCGAACTGTTCAGTCAGGGACCTCGGCCCGCAGCCATCGCTCTAGCTGGCTGCTGCAACTGGACCAGCAACTTCATCATAGCCATGACCTTTCCATACATACAG aAATGGTTGGGTTGTTATGTGTTCATCCTGTTTGCTGGGCTGCTTCTTGGCTTcactgtctttatttattttcggGTCCCCGAGACCAAGGGCAAATCTTTCGAGGAGATTTCGGCCATCTTCCAAAAGGGCCGGAAAAATGTGGCACAGGGCCCCATAGGCGCTacggagctgcagcagctcaaaACATCCACAGATGCTTGA
- the eif5a2 gene encoding eukaryotic translation initiation factor 5A-2, translated as MDQHLDFCADHDDSGESGASDTIPMQCSALRKNHFVVMKNRACKIVEMTTSKTGKHGHAKVHLIGIDIFNGKKIEDICPSTHNMDVPNVIRKEFTLVNIEDEFLSLMDDNGEMRDDLKLPAGDLGKEIQKRFDQGETLMISVLNAMKEEMAVSCKLSNEQD; from the exons ATGGACCAACACCTCGATTTTTGTGCTGACCATGATGACTCTGGGGAATCTGGGGCCTCCGACACAATTCCAATGCAGTGCTCTGCACTCAGGAAGAATCACTTTGTCGTGATGAAAAACCGTGCATGTAAGATCGTTGAAATGACTACCTCCAAGACTGGCAAGCATGGACATGCCAAG GTTCATCTCATAGGAATTGACATATTTAATGGGAAGAAGATTGAAGATATCTGCCCATCTACCCACAACATGGATGTCCCAAATGTTATAAGGAAAGAATTCACG TTGGTAAACATCGAGGATGAGTTCCTTTCGTTAATGGATGACAATGGAGAAATGAGAGACGACCTTAAACTGCCAGCGGGTGACTTGGGCAAAGAAATCCAGAAGCGGTTTGACCAAGGAGAGACGTTGATG ATCAGTGTGCTGAACGCTATGAAGGAGGAAATGGCAGTCAGCTGTAAATTGTCTAACGAACAGGATTGA
- the slc2a2 gene encoding solute carrier family 2, facilitated glucose transporter member 2 isoform X1, giving the protein MESGKQLTGTLALAVFTATLSSLQYGYSLGVINAPQKVIEKHYARSLGVWPERAAVRSENSTEQEEFSGAGHPVVVMYWSLSVAIFSIGGMLSSFMVGFVGDMRGRVKGMLMVNVLAVAAGLLMGLCKMWKPHIMVISGRAVMGFYCGLTSGLVPMYIGEIAPKAYRGALGTLHQLAIVTGILISMVIGLDFVLGNDNMWPLLLGLSGAPTVLQSLLLPLCPESPRYLYIIQGKEQEARMSLHRLKGAYDPTPDLEEMRREKEEADREPRVSILSLIRSSVYRQQLFVALIMHLSQQLSGINAIFYYSTSIFAGAGVAQPVYATIGVGVINTVFTMVSVALVDKAGRRTLTLVGLGGMCCCAVAMTVGLKFQDEFSWMSYVSMLAIFLFVSFFEIGPGPIPWFIVAELFSQGPRPAAIALAGCCNWTSNFIIAMTFPYIQKWLGCYVFILFAGLLLGFTVFIYFRVPETKGKSFEEISAIFQKGRKNVAQGPIGATELQQLKTSTDA; this is encoded by the exons ATGGAGTCGGGGAAG CAGCTAACAGGTACATTGGCCCTGGCTGTGTTCACAGCAACTCTGAGCTCCCTGCAGTATGGTTACAGTCTTGGAGTCATCAACGCACCCCAGAAG GTCATTGAAAAGCATTATGCACGTTCACTGGGGGTGTGGCCAGAGAGGGCCGCTGTCCGGTCAGAAAACAGCACGGAGCAAGAAGAGTTCTCAGGAGCTGGTCATCCTGTCGTGGTCATGTATTGGTCATTGTCGGTGGCAATCTTCTCCATCGGTGGCATGCTATCCTCCTTCATGGTGGGATTTGTGGGAGACATGAGAGGAAG GGTAAAGGGCATGTTAATGGTCAATGTTCTGGCTGTAGCTGCTGGACTGCTGATGGGTCTTTGCAAGATGTGGAAACCTCACATCATGGTCATCTCCGGCCGCGCTGTTATGGGCTTTTACTGTG ggtTGACATCTGGGCTAGTGCCTATGTACATCGGAGAGATTGCACCCAAGGCTTACAGAGGGGCTCTGGGAACATTACACCAGCTGGCTATTGTCACTGGCATCCTAATCAGCATG GTAATAGGCTTGGACTTCGTATTGGGTAATGATAATATGTGGCCCCTGTTGCTTGGTCTGTCTGGAGCTCCGACAGTATTACAATCCCTTCTACTGCCTCTATGCCCCGAGAGCCCACGGTACCTTTACATTATACAGGGCAAGGAGCAAGAGGCTCGAATGA GTCTGCATCGTCTAAAGGGGGCCTATGATCCAACTCCTGATCTggaagagatgaggagagagaaagaggaggcagACAGGGAGCCCAGGGTCTCTATCCTTTCTTTG ATCCGCTCCTCCGTGTACAGACAGCAGCTGTTTGTTGCCCTCATCATGCACCTCTCCCAACAGCTGTCTGGCATCAATGCG ATCTTTTATTACTCTACGTCTATCTTCGCTGGGGCCGGTGTCGCTCAGCCAGTCTACGCCACTATAGGAGTCGGGGTCATCAACACAGTCTTCACTATGGTGTCT GTTGCGCTGGTGGACAAGGCTGGCAGGCGCACTCTGACTCTGGTCGGTCTGGGAGGGATGTGCTGCTGTGCAGTTGCCATGACAGTGGGCCTCAAATTCCAG GATGAATTCTCATGGATGAGCTACGTCAGCATGTTAGCTATCTTCCTCTTCGTGAGCTTCTTCGAAATAGGTCCTGGTCCCATTCCATGGTTCATAGTCGCCGAACTGTTCAGTCAGGGACCTCGGCCCGCAGCCATCGCTCTAGCTGGCTGCTGCAACTGGACCAGCAACTTCATCATAGCCATGACCTTTCCATACATACAG aAATGGTTGGGTTGTTATGTGTTCATCCTGTTTGCTGGGCTGCTTCTTGGCTTcactgtctttatttattttcggGTCCCCGAGACCAAGGGCAAATCTTTCGAGGAGATTTCGGCCATCTTCCAAAAGGGCCGGAAAAATGTGGCACAGGGCCCCATAGGCGCTacggagctgcagcagctcaaaACATCCACAGATGCTTGA